Within the Magnetospirillum sp. ME-1 genome, the region CACCGCCCAGTCGCCGTCGTTGAGATAGCTGATCTTCTGGGTGAGTGGGGCGAGCGCCAGGGCGTCGGAGCCCAGATACATCTCGCCGGCGCCATAGCCGATGGCCAAGGGCGAGCCCTGGCGCGCCGCGATCATCATGTCGGGCCGCCCGGCGAAGATGATGCCGAGAGCGAAGGCGCCCTGCAGGCGCTCCAGCGCCTTGGCGGTGGCGTCCTCCGGGCTCATTCCCAGCCCCAGGTGATGGTCGATCAGCTGGGCCACCGCCTCGGTGTCGGTGTCGCTTTCGAACGCATGGCCCTTGGCGGTGAGCTCGGCTTTCAGTTCGTGGAAATTCTCGATGATGCCGTTGTGGACCACCGCCACCCGCCTGGTGGCGTGGGGGTGGGCGTTGCGTTCGTTGGGCACGCCGTGGGTGGCCCAGCGGGTGTGGCCGATGCCGATCAGCCCGCCCACCGGCTTGGTCTGCAGCAGGGCTTCCAGGTTGGCCAGCTTGCCCTCGGCGCGGCGGCGCTCGATCCGGCCGTCCACCAGGGTGGCGATGCCGGCCGAATCGTAGCCGCGGTATTCCAGGCGCCGCAATCCCTCCACCAGAAGGGAGGGGACTTCCTGCTTGCCGATGATGCCGACGATGCCGCACATGGGCGTCTAGTCCTTCTTCGCTTTCTTGGCGGCCTGCTGGGCGCGGAACCGGTCGGCCCAGCCCTTCAGCTCCATCTGCGAGCCGCGCGCCACCGCCAGCGCGCCCTCGGTCACCTCCTTGGTGATCACCGAGCCGGCGCCCACCACGGCCCCGTCGCCGATCTTCACCGGGGCCACCAGCGAGGTGTTGGAGCCGATGAAGGCGCCTGCGCCGATATCGGTGAACGACTTGTTGAAGCCGTCGTAATTGCAGGTGATGGTGCCCGCGCCCACATTGGCGCCGGCGCCCACCCGGGCGTCGCCGATATAGGTCAGGTGGTTGACCTTGGCGCCCTTCTCGATGGTGGCCTTCTTCACCTCGACGAAATTGCCGATATGGGCGTTCTCGCCGATCTCGGCGCCGGGGCGCAGCCGGGCGAAGGGGCCGGCGGCGACGCCGTCTTCCACGGTGCAGCCCTCGAAATGGCAGAAGCCCTTGATCTCGACGTTGTCGCCCACGGTGACGCCGGGGCCGAACACCACGTGCGGCCAGATTGTGACGTCACGACCGATCTTGGTGTCCCACGACAGCCACACGGTGGCGGGGTCGATCAGGGTGGCGCCGCCCTCCATGGCGGCCTCGCGCAGGCGGGCCTGAACCAGGGATTCGGCCACCGCCAGTTCCGAGCGGGAATTGACGCCCAGCAATTCGGCCGGATCGCCCTCCACGTGCGAGCAGGTGGCGCCGTCGGCGCGGGCCAGGGCGACGATATCGGTCAGGTAGTACTCGCCCTTGGAATTCTTGTTGTCGACCCGCTCGATCAGGCTCCACAGGCGGTTGCCGTCGATGCACATCACGCCGGAATTGCACAGCGGGTTCTCGCGCTGGTCGGGGGTGGCGTCGCGGTATTCCACGATGGCCTTCAGCCCCTCGGCGCCCACCACCAGCCTTCCGTAATGGCCGGGGTCGTCGGGCTTGAAGCCCAGCACCACCACCGCCGGGTCGCGGGGGCCTCTGCGCTCGGCCAGCATGCGCTCCAGCGTCGCCCGGGTGATCAGCGGCGTGTCGCCATAAAGCACCAGCACGTCGCCGTCGAACGGACCCAGCGCCGCCTTGGCCTGGAGAACGGCGTGGCCGGTGCCCAGCCGGTCGGTCTGGATCACCGTGGGATGGGGGGCGACGGTCCTGCTCACCACGTCCATGTCGGGGCCGACCACCACCACCATGCGGTCGGGCGCCAGGCCCGAGACGGTGTCGAGCAGGTGGCTGACCATGGGACGGCCCGCCAGCGGATGCATCACCTTGGGCAGCGACGACTTCATGCGCGTTCCCTGGCCTGCGGCAAGGACGATGACGGCGAGCTTGGCGGAAGCCATGATGCGGGCTGGACCCAATCTGTTGCGGTTGTGGCCGGAAGGTGCCACAAAAGGCCCGAGCGGGCCAAGTCAATCTTTGTTGCGGAAGGTTTCAATGGGCATGGGATTGCAGGCGGTGCTGTTCGACCTGGACGGCACCCTGATTCATTCGCTTCCCGATCTGGTGGCGGCGGTCAACCGGCTGCTGGCCGGCGAGGGGCGCGGAGCCCTGGACGACCGTACGGTGATGTCCTTCGTGGGCGACGGGGCGGGCACCCTGGTGACCCGGGTGTTCATGGCCACCGGCGGCATGCCGGGCCCCGAGGTGGAGCCGTATCTCGAGCGTTTCCTGGCCGATTACGAGCCGCGTTCGGCCGAGAACACCGTGCCCTGGCCCGGCGTGCCCGAGACCCTGGCCGAGTTGAAGGCCGCCGGTTTGCGCCTTGCCGTGTGCACCAACAAGCCGTCGCGGGCCACCGCCGAGATCCTGGCGGCGCTGGATCTGGAACGCTGGTTCGATCTGGTGGTGGGCGCCGACGACGCACCCGCCATCAAGCCCGACCCCGCCCATGTCACCTGCATCCTCGACCATCTGGGGGTGGCGGCCGGGGCTGCGGTGATGGTGGGCGATTCCACCAACGACATCGTGTCGGCCAGACGGGCCGGAGTGCGGAGCGTGGCGCTGTCCTTCGGCTATTGCCACGGGCCGGTGGCGGATTTGGGCGCCGACTGGATCGTCGACGACTTCCGCGATCTTTCCCGCCTGCTGCTGGGGTAGCCCTCTTGCGTTGAAAGAGGTTCGGGGCCATGCTCTCCCCAGCCGATAGTCGGGGGCGCCGTGGTCGAGGGTAAGGGTATGCCGCAAGAGCGGCGGGTTGAGGAATTGTCGCAGCAGGTGGAGCGCCTGTCGCTGTACCAGGCGGTGTTCGACAATGCCTGCGAGGGTATTTTCGCCACCAACTCGGCCAACCGCATCATCGCCGTCAATCCCGCCTTCACCGCCATCACCGGCTATACGGCCGAGGAAGCCATCGGCAACGATCCCCACATGCTGAGCTCGGGGTTCCACGACCGCGCCTTCTACGACGAGATGTGGCAGCATCTCTCGGCTCATGGCCGGTGGCAGGGCGACGTCATCGACCGCCACAAGGACGGCCGCCCCATCCGCCTGTGGCTGTCCATCACCAGCCAGCGCGGCCCGGATGGAGCGGTCGACCGCCGCATCGCCGTGTTCCGCGACGTCACCGAGGCGCGCGAGACGGCCGAGCAACTGTGGCAACGCAGCAATTTCGACCCGCTGACCGAACTGCCCAACCGCAACCTGTTCCTCGACCGCCTGCTGCAGGCCCTGGTCCTGGCCGGGCGCGAGGGCTCCAAGGCGGCCATGCTGTTCATCGGCCTGGACGGCTTCAAGAACATCAACGATTCGCTGGGCCACTGGATCGGCGACAAGGTGCTGCAGGAGGCGTCCCGGCGGTTCCAGAGCTGCCTGCGCCAGGGCGACACGGCGGCGCGCTTCGGCGGCGACGAATTCACCGTGGTGCTCTCGGGCGTGCGCTCCACCTCGGAAGTAGAGGCGGTGGTCCGCTCGGTGCTCGAGGCGCTGCAGGAACCCTTCGTGGTCGAGCATCACCACATCCTGATCTCGTGTTCCATCGGCGTCTGCCTGTGGCCGGGCGATGGCGAGGACGTGGAGGCCCTGATGCGCAACGCCACGGCGGCGCTGCAGCAGGCCAAGCAGGCCGGGCGCAACACCTTCCGCTTCTTCACCCCGGCCATGGACGCCCGCGCCCAGGCCCGCTCCAAGCTGGCCGACGAATTGTCGGGCGCCCTGGCCCAGGGCGAGTTCCATCTGGTGTTCCAGCCCCTGGTGGACGTCAAGACGGGCAAGGTCAACGCCGCCGAGGCGCTGCTGCGCTGGCACAACCGCTATCTCGGCGTGGTCAGCCCCGACCAGTTCGTCCCCCTGGCCGAGGAACTGGGCCTGATCCGCCCCATCGGCGAATGGCTGATCACCGCCGCCTGCCGCGAGGCGCTGGTCTGGCAGGGCATGGGCCTGGGCGACATCAACATCGCCGTCAACATCTCGCCCCGGCAGTTCCAGCAGGGCGACATCGTCTCCATCATCAAGCGCGCCCTGGACGAGACCCGCCTGCCGCCCTGGCTGCTCACGGTGGAGATTACCGAGGGGCTGCTGCTCTCCAACGGCGAGGAGATCCTGGCCAAGATGGAGGCCATCCGCAGCCTGGGCGTCAGCCTGTCGGTGGACGATTTCGGCACCGGCTATTCGTCGCTGTCCTACCTGAAAAGCTTCCCGGTGGACGTGCTGAAGATCGACCGCTCGTTCATCGCCGACATGGGGGAGCGCTCCGACGACGCCACCATGGTCGAGGCGATCATCGCGCTGGGCCACTCGCTGCACCTGGAAGTGGTGGCCGAGGGCGTCGAGACCCAGGAGCAGCTGGATTTCATCACCAATCAGGGCTGCGATGTGGCCCAGGGCTATTTCTTCTCGCCGCCGCTGTCCGGGCCGCGCTTCCGCGAATTCGTGCTGGGGCGCCACGGCCTGCCCCATCCCAGCGGCGTGTCCGGCGTGGCGCCCCATGGAATCCGGGTGCTGTTCGCCGACGACATGGAACTGGTGCGTCTGGTGTTCCGCGATTTCCTGGACGGCACCGGCTGCGTCATCGACGAGGCGTCGGGCGGGGCGGAGGCCGTCGCCAAGGCCACCGCCGTGCGCCCCGACGGCGGCAACCGCCATCAGCTGGTGGTCCTCGACCTCTGCATGCCCGAGGTGGACGGGTTCCAGGTGGCCAAGGCCATCCGCCAGTTCGAGGAGACCCACGGACTACCGGCGGTGCCGCTGATCGCCCTGACCGCCGACGATTCCGAGGCCAGCCGGATACGGGCCATCGACGCCGGCTTCAACCGCTTCCTCGCCAAGCCCATTTCCCGCTCGGACCTGCTGGCCGCCATGGCCGAGATGCTGCCGCCCACCGAAATCGACGCCGCGCCCGAGGCGCCGGGACTGGCGGCGGGCATCAACATTCCCGCCGGGCTGGAGCACCTGCTTCCCTCGTTCCTGGCTGAAATGCTGAAGGACCAGGAGATTCTGCGCCGCCTGGCCGAGGCGGGCGACCGCGCCCGGCTCACCGATCACGCCCACGCCATGCGGGGCAAATGCGGCATGTTCGGCGAGGAGGCGCTTTATACCCTGCTGGGCGATCTGGAGGCGCTGGCGCCCGAGGGCGAGGGCGGCGAAATCACCCGTCTGGTCGCCAAGGTCGTTGAACGGGTCGGCCGCCTGTAGCACCATGGGTGTTCAATCCCGGGCGGCATCATCATGAAGATCACGCAGTTCACCGACTTTTCCATCCGTCTGCTCATCTACCTGTCGCGCCACCGCGACCGGGTGGTGACGGTGCGCGAGGTGGCGGAGTATTACGGCATCTCCGCCGAGCACCTGAAAAAGATCGTCCGCTCCCTGGCCGATCTGGGACACGTGCAGACGGTGCGGGGCAAGCATGGCGGACTGCGCCTGGGTCGCGAGCCCCGGGACATTCAACTGGGCCATCTGTTCCGCCAGCAGGAGAATTTGGCCCTGCTGCCCTGCCACGAGCCTTGCGACACCTGCCCCATCGTGGAATGCAAATTGCGCAGCCTGGTGGACGACGCCCTGGCCGCCTTCCTGGCCGTGTTCGACGGCAAGACCCTGGCGGATGTGGTTTAGCGAGGCACTCGTCTGTCATCCCGACGACCTGCGGGAGGAGGGATCTCGTCCTGGCACGGCTTTTCAGAATTGGCCCTGTCAGAGCAGGCGGAGATCCCTCGGCTTACGCCTCGGGATGACAATGAAAAACACTCAGCCCGCCACCGGCGCCCACAGAACCTCGTCGATGCGCTCCGCCCCGGCCAGCAGCATGACCAGCCGGTCGAAACCCAGCGCGTTTCCGGCCGAATCCGGCATGCCGAACTCCAGGGCGGACAGGAAGTCCTCGTCCAGGGGGTAGCGCTCGCCGTAGAGGCGCTGCTTCAGGTCCATGTCGGCGGTGAAGCGGCGGCGCTGTTCGCCCGCGTCGGTCAACTCGCCGAAGGCGTTGCACAGTTCCACCCCCAAGGCATAGGCCTCGAAGCGCTCGGCCACCCTTGCATCGGCGGGCGACGGGCGCGACAGTGCCGCCATGGACACCGGATAGGAATGAAGTATGACCGGTCGGTCGAAGCCCAGATGGGGCTCGACGCGGTCCAGCATCACCTTGAAGAAGATGTCCTCCCAGGTGTCGGACGGGCTGACCGAGATGCCGATGCGCGCCGCCTCGGCCGCCAGGACCGACCGGTCGGGCGACCAGGGATCGGGGGCGGTGACCAGGATGTCGATGCCGGCGTATTCACGGAAGGCCTCGGCCACCGACAGCCGCCGCCAGGGGACGAAGGGATCGCATTCCTGTCCTTCCCGCCGCAGCGTTTCCACCCCGGCGGCCCTGGCGCAGTCCTGTACCAGGGTTTCGGTGTCGGCCATCAGGTCGGCGATGGAGGCTCCGGCCCGATACCATTCCAGCATGGTGAATTCGGGATGGTGGGTTTGCGAGCGCTCGGCATTGCGGAACACCCGGGCCAGTTGGTAGAGGCGCGGCATTCCGGCCACCAGCAGCTTCTTCATGGCGAATTCCGGGCTGGTGTGGAGATAGAGCGGCCGGTCGGGCCCGCCATAGGGATCGGCCAGCGCGGTGGCGAAGGCCTTGAGGTGGGGCTCCAGGCCGGGCGAGACCTGCAGGCAGGGGGTCTCTACCTCCCTAAAGTCGCGGGCGGCGAAGAAGGCGCGGGTAGCGCCCAGCACGCGGGCGCGCAGTTCCAGATTGCCGCGCCGCGCCGCGAACACCTCGGGCCGCCACCATTCTTTACCTGCCATGGCCTTTTCCTCTATCTAGGGACCCCATGTCCCGCCGCCGCACCCTTCGCACGCCCCAGGACCTGCTCGACGCCGGATTGATCTCCGATGCCCGGGCGGTCGACGAGGTCGCCCGCGCCTATGCCGTGGCCCTGACGCCGGCGGTGGCGGACCTGATCGACCCGGCCGATCCCCATGACCCCATCGCCCGGCAATACGTGCCCTCGGCCGAGGAACTGGTCACCACGGCGGAGGAACGGGCCGACCCCATCGGCGACGCAGCCTACAGCCCGGTGAAGGGCCTCGTCCACCGCTACCCCGACCGGGTGCTGCTGACGCCGCTGCTGGTCTGCCCGGTCTATTGCCGCTTCTGCTTCCGGCGGGCGCGGGTGGGCGATGCCGAGGCCACCATGACCGAGGCGGAGATGGATTCCGCCCTGGCCTATGTGGCGGAGCGGCCCCAAATCCGCGAGGTGATCCTGACCGGCGGCGACCCGCTGATGCTGGGCGAGACCCGTCTGGGGGCGCTGCTGGCCCGCATCCGGGCCATTCCCCATGTGGACCTGATCCGCATCCACTCCCGCGTGCCGGTGAGCGACCCCAAGCGGATCACCGCCGCCCTGGCCCGCCTGCTGGGGGACGGCGAAAAGCCGGTATGGCTGGCCGTCCACGTCAACCACGCGCGCGAGCTTTCCCCCGCCGCCTGCGCCGGACTTGGGCTTCTGGCCCGCGCCGGCGTGCCGCTGTTGTCCCAGACCGTGCTGCTGAAGGGCGTCAACGACACGGTCGAAACGCTGGAAGAGCTGTTCCGCGCCCTGGTGCGCAACCGGGTGCGGCCCTATTACCTGCACCACCCCGATCTGGCGCCCGGCACCGGCCATTTCCGCCCGACCATCGCGAAGGGCCAGGCCCTGATGCGCACCTTGCGTGGCCGCCTGTCGGGCATCGCCCAGCCCACCTATGTGCTCGACATCCCCGGCGGCGCGGGCAAGGTGCCGGTGGGGCCCGGCTATTGGGATGGGGAGGGCGCGACGGTGACCGATCCCCAGGGCGGCGAACACCCCTATCTCCCGGGGTGACGGCTATTCTTGCCTTCCCCCAGGCGACCTGATAGGGTCCGCGCCAATTTCCTTAAGCCCTGTTGGAACTCCCATGAAGATCAACGCCAACCTGA harbors:
- the glmU gene encoding bifunctional UDP-N-acetylglucosamine diphosphorylase/glucosamine-1-phosphate N-acetyltransferase GlmU, giving the protein MASAKLAVIVLAAGQGTRMKSSLPKVMHPLAGRPMVSHLLDTVSGLAPDRMVVVVGPDMDVVSRTVAPHPTVIQTDRLGTGHAVLQAKAALGPFDGDVLVLYGDTPLITRATLERMLAERRGPRDPAVVVLGFKPDDPGHYGRLVVGAEGLKAIVEYRDATPDQRENPLCNSGVMCIDGNRLWSLIERVDNKNSKGEYYLTDIVALARADGATCSHVEGDPAELLGVNSRSELAVAESLVQARLREAAMEGGATLIDPATVWLSWDTKIGRDVTIWPHVVFGPGVTVGDNVEIKGFCHFEGCTVEDGVAAGPFARLRPGAEIGENAHIGNFVEVKKATIEKGAKVNHLTYIGDARVGAGANVGAGTITCNYDGFNKSFTDIGAGAFIGSNTSLVAPVKIGDGAVVGAGSVITKEVTEGALAVARGSQMELKGWADRFRAQQAAKKAKKD
- the gph gene encoding phosphoglycolate phosphatase (PGP is an essential enzyme in the glycolate salvage pathway in higher organisms (photorespiration in plants). Phosphoglycolate results from the oxidase activity of RubisCO in the Calvin cycle when concentrations of carbon dioxide are low relative to oxygen. This enzyme is a member of the Haloacid Dehalogenase (HAD) superfamily of aspartate-nucleophile hydrolase enzymes (PF00702).), with the translated sequence MGMGLQAVLFDLDGTLIHSLPDLVAAVNRLLAGEGRGALDDRTVMSFVGDGAGTLVTRVFMATGGMPGPEVEPYLERFLADYEPRSAENTVPWPGVPETLAELKAAGLRLAVCTNKPSRATAEILAALDLERWFDLVVGADDAPAIKPDPAHVTCILDHLGVAAGAAVMVGDSTNDIVSARRAGVRSVALSFGYCHGPVADLGADWIVDDFRDLSRLLLG
- a CDS encoding EAL domain-containing protein, which encodes MPQERRVEELSQQVERLSLYQAVFDNACEGIFATNSANRIIAVNPAFTAITGYTAEEAIGNDPHMLSSGFHDRAFYDEMWQHLSAHGRWQGDVIDRHKDGRPIRLWLSITSQRGPDGAVDRRIAVFRDVTEARETAEQLWQRSNFDPLTELPNRNLFLDRLLQALVLAGREGSKAAMLFIGLDGFKNINDSLGHWIGDKVLQEASRRFQSCLRQGDTAARFGGDEFTVVLSGVRSTSEVEAVVRSVLEALQEPFVVEHHHILISCSIGVCLWPGDGEDVEALMRNATAALQQAKQAGRNTFRFFTPAMDARAQARSKLADELSGALAQGEFHLVFQPLVDVKTGKVNAAEALLRWHNRYLGVVSPDQFVPLAEELGLIRPIGEWLITAACREALVWQGMGLGDINIAVNISPRQFQQGDIVSIIKRALDETRLPPWLLTVEITEGLLLSNGEEILAKMEAIRSLGVSLSVDDFGTGYSSLSYLKSFPVDVLKIDRSFIADMGERSDDATMVEAIIALGHSLHLEVVAEGVETQEQLDFITNQGCDVAQGYFFSPPLSGPRFREFVLGRHGLPHPSGVSGVAPHGIRVLFADDMELVRLVFRDFLDGTGCVIDEASGGAEAVAKATAVRPDGGNRHQLVVLDLCMPEVDGFQVAKAIRQFEETHGLPAVPLIALTADDSEASRIRAIDAGFNRFLAKPISRSDLLAAMAEMLPPTEIDAAPEAPGLAAGINIPAGLEHLLPSFLAEMLKDQEILRRLAEAGDRARLTDHAHAMRGKCGMFGEEALYTLLGDLEALAPEGEGGEITRLVAKVVERVGRL
- a CDS encoding RrF2 family transcriptional regulator yields the protein MKITQFTDFSIRLLIYLSRHRDRVVTVREVAEYYGISAEHLKKIVRSLADLGHVQTVRGKHGGLRLGREPRDIQLGHLFRQQENLALLPCHEPCDTCPIVECKLRSLVDDALAAFLAVFDGKTLADVV
- the epmA gene encoding EF-P lysine aminoacylase EpmA; this encodes MAGKEWWRPEVFAARRGNLELRARVLGATRAFFAARDFREVETPCLQVSPGLEPHLKAFATALADPYGGPDRPLYLHTSPEFAMKKLLVAGMPRLYQLARVFRNAERSQTHHPEFTMLEWYRAGASIADLMADTETLVQDCARAAGVETLRREGQECDPFVPWRRLSVAEAFREYAGIDILVTAPDPWSPDRSVLAAEAARIGISVSPSDTWEDIFFKVMLDRVEPHLGFDRPVILHSYPVSMAALSRPSPADARVAERFEAYALGVELCNAFGELTDAGEQRRRFTADMDLKQRLYGERYPLDEDFLSALEFGMPDSAGNALGFDRLVMLLAGAERIDEVLWAPVAG
- a CDS encoding lysine-2,3-aminomutase-like protein, with amino-acid sequence MSRRRTLRTPQDLLDAGLISDARAVDEVARAYAVALTPAVADLIDPADPHDPIARQYVPSAEELVTTAEERADPIGDAAYSPVKGLVHRYPDRVLLTPLLVCPVYCRFCFRRARVGDAEATMTEAEMDSALAYVAERPQIREVILTGGDPLMLGETRLGALLARIRAIPHVDLIRIHSRVPVSDPKRITAALARLLGDGEKPVWLAVHVNHARELSPAACAGLGLLARAGVPLLSQTVLLKGVNDTVETLEELFRALVRNRVRPYYLHHPDLAPGTGHFRPTIAKGQALMRTLRGRLSGIAQPTYVLDIPGGAGKVPVGPGYWDGEGATVTDPQGGEHPYLPG